A genomic segment from Fusarium keratoplasticum isolate Fu6.1 chromosome 10, whole genome shotgun sequence encodes:
- a CDS encoding Clr5 domain-containing protein, which produces MMASSTVFSARRRPTPGDSDDTDMSTPRSAPGKRIPSSEWEKKRPIITRLYQEEKRPLKEVMEILQREHGFTATVKMYKSRIWKWGLDKKLKSDEVLAILIIKTERDAQGKASEFTIRGQKVDLDNINRYIRRNPGLVARFRAGELPNVNTHIEVNCRTPSPAPSPSLPPPPETLRVEQVLGLFRNYVDASFSSGTWKHEHNVYCVSRKSRDQGEELFERVITLFSLVNRSMMRYDDVSITQVLSPAFESLRVLIGSESPIFVVRTICLVWYLNRHHQKDLTKLVMSYVAGMVPVILGQNNPMSRIWQILGSQEFSEFYELATRLYASLVPDLEERIGPANLLTTTLYGDHIDCLVSNNKEAESLEVATRYRAKMDATGKRHSWLSEIAITQTTIQCTVKSAEGRNDEAIQCLQNLKEYDMDDDQQAVVDIQLGNYSYRMGDLSSAVHWYREAMRLLGTPDGDERLLETCLANLETALHKQGDLEEARRLHHYRLGRLSAFAKDSSTFASLPYPMDKTNDQPEVSTALLSPLDGSSCSGQQTPDWLWGQSDAVPNGRPLISLT; this is translated from the exons ATGATGGCTTCCTCCACCGTCTTCTCGGCGAGGCGCAGGCCGACTCCGGGAGACTCTGACGATACCGACATGAGCACACCGCGCTCTGCCCCCGGGAAGCGGATTCCGAGCTCAgagtgggagaagaagaggcccaTCATCACCCGCCTGTAtcaggaggagaagcgccCGCTCAAAGAGGTCATGGAGATCCTCCAGCGTGAACACGGCTTCACTGCGAC CGTCAAGATGTACAAGTCGAGGATATGGAAGTGGGGGCttgacaagaagctcaagagcgACGAGGTCctggccatcctcatcatcaagacggaGCGAGACGCCCAAGGCAAGGCTTCCGAGTTCACCATCCGAGGCCAAAaggtcgacctcgacaacatTAATCGCTACATCCGACGGAATCCAGGACTGGTAGCTCGCTTCCGTGCTGGCGAACTGCCCAACGTCAATACTCACATAGAGGTCAACTGCCGAACACCATCACCCGCCCCGAGTCCGTCATTACCGCCGCCTCCGGAGACTCTCCGCGTCGAGCAGGTCCTGGGCCTGTTTAGAAATTACGTCGATGCGTCCTTTTCCAGCGGCACCTGGAAACACGAACACAACGTCTACTGCGTCAGCCGGAAATCGAGGGACCAGGGCGAAGAGCTATTCGAGCGCGTCATAACACTATTTAGCCTCGTCAACCGATCCATGATGCGGTATGACGATGTATCCATCACACAGGTCCTGAGCCCGGCCTTTGAGTCACTCAGGGTGTTGATAGGCTCAGAGAGCCCCATCTTCGTCGTTCGCACAATCTGCCTCGTATGGTACCTCAATCGACATCACCAAAAGGACCTCACCAAGCTCGTCATGAGCTACGTCGCTGGAATGGTGcccgtcatcctcggccaAAACAACCCAATGTCCCGGATATGGCAGATTCTAGGATCCCAAGAGTTCTCGGAATTCTACGAGCTTGCGACACGACTCTACGCTTCCCTCGTGCCAGACCTGGAGGAACGAATAGGACCAGCAAATTTATTGACCACAACATTATACGGCGACCATATTGACTGTCTagtcagcaacaacaaagagGCCGAGTCATTAGAAGTAGCCACGCGATATCGAGCAAAGATGGATGCGACTGGGAAACGTCATAGCTGGCTATCCGAGATTGCGATTACCCAAACCACCATCCAGTGCACAGTGAAGAGCGCTGAAGGGAGGAACGACGAGGCCATTCAATGCCTCCAGAACCTCAAAGAATacgacatggacgatgaCCAACAGGCCGTGGTGGATATCCAGCTGGGCAACTACAGCTACCGCATGGGCGACCTTTCCTCTGCTGTCCACTGGTACCGAGAAGCAATGCGACTCCTGGGCACACCTGACGGCGACGAGCGCTTGCTCGAGACGTGTCTCGCCAACCTGGAGACGGCACTGCACAAGCAGGGGGACCTTGAGGAGGCGCGGCGGTTACATCACTATCGCCTGGGCCGATTATCAGCATTCGCAAAGGACTCGAGCACCTTTGCAAGCCTCCCCTACCCAATGGACAAGACCAACGACCAGCCCGAGGTATCTACCGCGCTGCTCAGCCCCCTCGACGGTTCCAGCTGCTCCGGTCAGCAGACCCCTGATTGGTTATGGGGCCAGAGTGACGCGGTACCAAATGGGAGACCTCTAATAAGCTTGACCTGA
- a CDS encoding C2H2-type domain-containing protein produces MVLLCWWHRLNPAMSDPIDIPLKRSRLGGAARGTRPFPEDEGPYMGYIEIFQNGHIYQAVSSGSGKYVTVGSRCDMPTLAFIVEKNRVTKTTTIAVHGRDLKRAIARAIPEVKVKPFELALDFNTVVKHYADLKAEAAYLSMWEPYSDTTKELEMLVNDLLLERALYDGLDLASLREQGILSSTHIHAIRERCIDLGLADLEICHRIGQSSEHQKEEYLKSQNYRIYQLAMEGNLGDLVAFCEPLLRSREIEVFFNSDLLRQLLDKDFFDIYQYLLDLIDRTRPTAVDVPDPDYPDITYDPFCVAIRLGHYPTVQAMVVEETTFEGYIADDLEAGVDRVLTPLLAAVLWNRSEMIQMFKQSPIYCGRMTQAVHLAAEVGLPTIMQTLSDTPQMKAGYGPMVNRYPPQSLSERLLELPQQDLSWINSSPVPLSPIGDASLSSISYAAHSWGLEAQPPWESFASITATDSPAMATASVFTPATYSSLPTPVEEVMNPLSAFSPALPSPTGVCVSTLASPHGFGQMDKPLPIPARPRDVPLFIGHTKSYRKRHKSGRASLVRLERRCQIVGSVCGNCINQHEYLEISSRCADTHSAWKLGLGSLRKIMNNLAPCGLAETLASLLVADALVCQISQEEGLISQFVADLWRWRSGLTQVEMALFDKIACAAWNIDTIPISISNTCKPRFGNMIRELVSCKTLEPTGTVSRGIRLESIQRQMKTHEKHPRRLKRIQENSTPQSVEDLQDGRPQSPDLEGLWKTSIRIEDFFDAPAYHRDSMLPESSDGKPVHASVAILLESVAFTVFLAAASSTQHTLEDDQPQSVASPLSVDNQSRAMVEEFLSLKSEDEFSYDSGIGMDSPVKNSVSRYILEMRKASEKRTRLPSMTPMTSNLASLAGFRSPTDSTEAITSSISGAPPAMTAATTVLPPAETLDTLGLGETPDDLDFQGLGFLDFQDPEFLGVDPQAFGSYHLDFQAQTQEPQSQETQHLESPLPVSDSSAGTTPPTTTTTTKRKPSCPQCEKTFSSVSNRNKHIREGCRFGEKSTYPCSYQTLGCTKSLSSYWYRQRHEEDRCKYNPSRARR; encoded by the exons ATGGTCCTCCTG TGCTGGTGGCACAGGCTGAACCCGGCCATGTCCGACCCCATCGATATCCCCCTCAAGAGAAGCCGCCTCGGAGGGGCGGCTCGTGGGACTCGCCCTTttccagaagatgagggaCCGTACATGGGCTATATCGAAATATTTCAAAA TGGTCACATCTACCAAGCCGTGTCCTCCGGCTCCGGTAAGTATGTCACAGTCGGTTCACGATGCGACATGCCTACTCTCGCTTTCATCGTTGAGAAGAATAGGGTGACAAAGACGACTACGATAGCCGTGCATGGGAGAGATCTGAAGCGCGCGATTGCACGCGCCATtcccgaggtcaaggtcaaacCATTTGAGCTAGCCCTCGACTTCAACACAGTTGTCAAGCACTATGCTGACTTgaaggccgaggctgccTACTTGTCCATGTGGGAACCTTACAGCGATACGACCAAGGAACTGGAAATGCTGGTCAATGACCTCCTGTTGGAGCGTGCCCTCtatgatggcctcgaccttgCATCCCTTCGAGAGCAGGGTATTCTCTCCAGCACACACATCCATGCCATCCGCGAGAGATGCATCgaccttggcttggctgatCTAGAGATCTGCCACCGTATCGGTCAATCATCTGAACATCAAAAGGAAGAATACCTGAAAAGCCAGAATTACAGAATTTACCAGCTTGCGATGGAGGGCAACCTTGGTGATCTGGTCGCATTTTGCGAGCCCCTCCTTAGGTCCAGAGAGATCGAGGTGTTTTTCAACTCTGATCTCCTTCGGCaactcctcgacaaggactTCTTCGATATCTACCAGTACCTGCTGGATCTCATCGACCGCACAAGACCGACGGCAGTGGATGTGCCTGATCCTGACTACCCCGACATAACATACGATCCGTTTTGTGTCGCTATTCGTCTCGGCCATTACCCTACAGTTCAAGCCATGGTGGTTGAAGAAACAACCTTTGAAGGGTACATTGCGGACGACCTTGAAGCGGGCGTTGACCGCGTCTTAACACCGCTCCTAGCTGCAGTCCTGTGGAATCGCTCCGAAATGATCCAGATGTTCAAACAGTCTCCCATATATTGTGGACGTATGACACAGGCCGTTCACCTTGCCGCCGAGGTGGGGTTGCCGACTATCATGCAGACTCTCAGCGATACTCCCCAGATGAAGGCTGGGTATGGCCCGATGGTGAACAGGTATCCCCCACAGAGTCTATCGGAAAggcttcttgagctgccACAGCAGGACTTGTCCTGGATCAACTCGTCACCAGTTCCTCTATCACCTATTGGAGATGCGAGTCTATCTAGTATCAGCTACGCGGCGCATAGTTGGGGTCTTGAGGCTCAACCACCATGGGAGAGTTTTGCATCCATTACTGCAACCGACTCTCCCGCGATGGCTACTGCTTCCGTCTTCACGCCTGCCACGTACTCAAGTCTGCCTACCCCAGTCGAAGAAGTCATGAACCCACTTTCAGCCTTCTCTCCTGCTTTGCCGTCACCAACTGGGGTCTGTGTCTCTACGCTCGCCAGTCCGCATGGCTTCGGTCAGATGGATAAGCCGCTACCGATACCCGCACGGCCTAGGGATGTCCCTCTATTCATAGGCCACACTAAGAGCTACAGAAAGCGTCACAAGTCTGGGCGCGCCTCTCTGGTGCGGCTTGAACGGCGGTGTCAGATCGTGGGTAGTGTCTGCGGTAACTGCATCAATCAACACGAGTATCTAGAGATATCGAGTCGATGTGCCGATACTCATAGTGCCTGGAAATTGGGACTCGGATCTCTCCGCAAGATCATGAATAACCTAGCACCCTGCGGTCTCGCCGAGACTCTCGCCAGCCTCTTGGTGGCGGATGCTCTGGTCTGCCAAATTTCTCAGGAGGAAGGCCTTATATCTCA ATTTGTCGCTGATCTATGGCGTTGGAGGAGTGGTCTCACTCAAGTTGAAATGGCCTTGTTTGACAAGATTGCTTGCGCTGCTTGGAACATCGACACCATTCCCATCTCAATTTCGAACACTTGCAAGCCTAGATTTGGCAACATGATAAGGGAGCTTGTCTCTTGTAAAACTTTGGAGCCAACTGGGACAGTGTCGCGTGGCATTCGATTAGAGTCGATCCAGCGACAAATGAAGACTCACGAGAAGCATCCGAGGCGCCTCAAGCGAATTCAAGAAAACAGCACTCCACAAAGCGTTGAGGATTTGCAGGATGGTCGGCCTCAATCTCCTGACCTGGAGGGATTGTGGAAGACGTCTATCCGCATAGAGGATTTCTTTGATGCGCCAGCTTATCACAGAGACTCAATGCTGCCCGAATCATCAGACGGAAAGCCTGTTCATGCCAGCGTGGCCATATTACTTGAATCGGTGGCCTTTACAGTATTTCTCGCAGCAGCATCGT CGACCCAGCATACCCTGGAAGATGACCAGCCGCAGTCTGTTGCATCGCCACTCTCAGTTGATAACCAATCCCGCGCGATGGTGGAAGAATTTCTTAGCCTGAAGTCTGAGGATGAGTTCTCGTATGATTCCGGCATTGGCATGGACTCACCCGTCAAGAACTCTGTAAGCCGGTACATACTGGAGATGCGGAAGGCGAGTGAGAAGCGGACTCGGCTGCCGTCGATGACCCCCATGACATCGAATTTGGCGAGCCTAGCAGGGTTTCGCTCACCAACGGACTCCACCGAGGCCATTACAAGTTCCATCTCAGGTGCGCCACCGGCGATGACGGCGGCGACTACTGTCTTGCCGCCGGCGGAAACGTTGGATACATTGGGTTTAGGCGAGACACCGGACGACCTCGACTTCCAGGGCCTTGGATTCCTTGACTTCCAGGACCCCGAATTCCTGGGCGTCGACCCCCAGGCCTTTGGGAGTTATCACCTTGATTTCCAAGCTCAAACGCAGGAACCTCAGAGCCAGGAGACTCAACATCTGGAGTCTCCTTTGCCGGTCAGCGACTCGTCCGCTGGTACAACACCCCCAACGACCACGACTACGACCAAGAGGAAGCCCAGCTGCCCTCAATGTGAAAAGACATTTTCGAGCGTGAGCAACCGTAACAAACACATCAGGGAGGGTTGTCGGTTCGGAGAAAAGTCGACATATCCTTGCAGCTATCAAACTTTGGGATGCACCAAGTCGCTCAGCTCATACTGGTACCGACAGCGGCATGAGGAGGACCGCTGCAAATACAATCCTTCAAGAGCCCGTCGATGA